Genomic segment of Gallus gallus isolate bGalGal1 chromosome 28, bGalGal1.mat.broiler.GRCg7b, whole genome shotgun sequence:
CGGGCCGCGCCGCGATGTCCcgcggagggggcggggcctcgaggagggggcggggcctccTGACGGTTCGCGCGCCAGCTCGAGGTCGTCCATTGGCCGAGGGGCGGAGCGGCGCGCACGCGCCCTGCCCGCCCGCGGCCCGCTTTATAGGCGTTGGGGCCGGCGGGCCCGGGGCCGGCATGGTGCGGTTGttggagctgctggtgctgctgcgcGCCGTCCGCCCGCTGCCCACCCCCACCTCCGCGCCCGGCAACGGTGAGTGCAGGCGGCCGCGGCTCCCGCCGTCCTCTCCCCACGTTGGATCCCTGCGCACGCCCTTCGCTCTCATTGGCCGGCGCCGCTCGCGGCTCTCTCGCTCTCATTGGCCGGCGCTGAGCCGCGCGCACCCCGCGTTCCCCGTTGCGGGgttccgctccgctccgctcgccccgccccgcaggTTCTTTGGCGCAGTGCTCACCCGAGCAGTTCCACTGTTCGGAGCCGCGCGATCCCCAGATCGACTGCTACCCGCTGGAGTGGCTCTGCGACGGGCATCCCGACTGCGACGATGGACGGGACGAGTGGGGCTGCGGAGCGAGCGGGAGCCCCGCGGTGCCCACCGCCGGCGGCACAGGTACGGGCGGGCCTGCTGGGGGGGGCTGCGCTCGGGCTCGGGGGGGGGATGGGAGCCCCTCCGGGAGGGCTCTGATCGGTACCCGCGGTGCGGGGTCAGCAGGGCGGGGCGGTGCAGCCCGCGGTGTTCCGGATGGACGCGGGGGAGAACGTCGTGCGGAGAGGTGCGGAGCCCCGGCACGAACCGCCCGCAGCGGCGGGGCGCTCCCCTTCTCCGCGATCCCCGCATCCCTCCGGGGTGCTCCGCTGTGCGGCCGCTGCCGCGGGGGGTCGGGGTGGGGCGCATCCGGCGGTCCGTTCCCGCGGTTCGGTGTGTCCTCCCGGCTGTCATAAAGCTCAGCTGCAGCGGAACGGCTTTGTAGTGCTGTTATAAAGATAAGAGCTGCGGCTCTCCGACGGCGCCTTCCCTCCGCGCGGCTTTCGGCCCCTCTGAAGCGGCCTCATCCATCACACCTCGGCCGGGGCTGCGCTCACCCATCCGAGCACAGGACGTGCTGAGCAGCCCCACCTTCAGTGCGGCATTCGGGCGCCGCGGGGCTTCCTCAGGAAGAGCTTTGAAGTGTCTGCTTCCCTGCCCgctgtgctggctgcctcaCAGCCCTCTTAGATCGCAcaatggcccgggttggaagagacctccgggatcacgaagctccaaccccccccaccgcaggcagggccaccaacctccacatttaattccagcccaggctgcccagggccccgtccaacctggccttgaacacctccagggatggatggggcatccacagcccctctgggcagctgttc
This window contains:
- the CD320 gene encoding CD320 antigen isoform X2 → MVRLLELLVLLRAVRPLPTPTSAPGNGSLAQCSPEQFHCSEPRDPQIDCYPLEWLCDGHPDCDDGRDEWGCGASGSPAVPTAGGTETSAVPAPGRALPSRNQGRMWMLIVAVLLSCLVAVGGIAAWGKSKAKSRSDIFGLESVSREQLVPDKSQADLFS
- the CD320 gene encoding CD320 antigen isoform 2 precursor (isoform 2 precursor is encoded by transcript variant 2); amino-acid sequence: MVRLLELLVLLRAVRPLPTPTSAPGNGSLAQCSPEQFHCSEPRDPQIDCYPLEWLCDGHPDCDDGRDEWGCGASGSPAVPTAGGTETSAVPAPGRALPSRNQGRMWMLIVAGIFHCEVVRWD